The Paenibacillus sp. BIC5C1 DNA segment TCTTCCCCTACGTTCGGGATATCACGTGTAATCTCTTCAGGTCCGAGCTTAGTATCACGTGCTTCAGACTCATACTCCTCGATATGAATGGATGTATACACATCTTCTTTAACGAGTTTTTCGCTGAGCAAGATCGCATCCTCGTAGTTGTAACCTTCCCAAGTCATGAAGGCAACTACTACGTTACGTCCCAATGCCAATTCACCCATTTCCGTCGAAGGACCGTCTGCAAGGATGTCGCCAGCTTTGACAACAGCACCTCTTTTGACAATCGGACGTTGGTTAATGCATGTTCCTTGGTTCGAACGCATAAATTTGTGTAATTTATATTTAACGATATCGCCTTTGACTTCTTGACCATCAACTTCTTCTACGCGACGCAACCAAATCTCATTCGCAGAAGAACGTTCAATAATCCCGTCATATTTGGAGACAATACATACACCGGAATCTTTCGCGGCTTTATGTTCCATACCTGTTCCGACCAGCGGAGCTTTAGGAATCAAGAGTGGAACGGCTTGCCGCTGCATGTTCGATCCCATGAGCGCACGGTTGGAGTCATCGTTCTCAAGGAACGGAATGAGCGCTGTAGCGACAGATACAACTTGCTTAGGAGATACGTCCATATAGTCAACACGTTCACTCGGCATCGTAAGGATGTTATCCGACTGCTTGTTGTAACGTACAATGATCGCTTCTTCAGCAAAAGTACTGTCTTCATTCAGCTTCGCATTCGCTTGTGCGATGACATAGTTGTCCTCTTCGTCTGCTGTCAGGTAATCGATTTGCTCGGTTACGACACCAGTCTTCGGATCTACCCAGCGATAAGGAGCTTCAATGAATCCATATTCGTTCACACGGGCAAATGTCGACAGGGAGTTGATCAAACCAATGTTTGGTCCCTCTGGTGTCTCGATTGGACACATCCGGCCATAGTGGGATGGATGCACGTCACGGACTTCCATGCCGGCACGCTCACGTGTCAAACCACCCGGTCCGAGTGCAGACAGACGGCGTTTATGCGTCAACTCACCCAGCGGGTTCGTTTGATCCATAAACTGTGACAATTGGGAGCTACCGAAGAATTCTTTAATGGATGCAATAACAGGACGTATGTTAATCAAAGCCTGAGGCGTGATTACGTTAGCATCCTGAATGGACATTCTCTCACGAACTACACGTTCCATACGGGATAAACCGATACGGAATTGGTTTTGCAAGAGTTCACCAACCGAGCGGAGACGACGGTTACCCAGGTGATCGATATCATCTGTGCTTCCGATGCCATGCAGAAGGTTAATGAAGTAACTGATGGAGGAAATGATATCAGCCGGTGTAACGTTCTTCACTGATTTATCAATGTTAGCATTGGCAATCAGTTTAACGACCTTACCATCCTCAATTGGTGAAAACACATCAATTGTTTGCATCGGGATATCATTGGCATCCAAAACGCCGTTAGCAACGTGATATGTGCGGAAACCAACACTCTTCTCTAGTTGCGGCATGATTTCATCCAACAGACGACGGTCTATCATTTGACCTGCTTCAGCGATAATTTCGCCAGTTTCGGTATCTACAAGAGACTCAGCCAAACGTTGGTTGAACAAACGGTTTTTGATGTGCAGCTTTTTGTTGATTTTGTAACGACCTACATTAGCTAGGTCATAACGTTTTGGATCAAAGAAACGAGCTACGAGCAAGCTTTTCGCATTATCCAGCGTTGGTGGCTCGCCCGGACGAAGACGCTCATAAATCTCAATCAGCGCTTTCTCCGTTGAATCCGTATTGTCTTTGTCCAGTGTATTGCGGATATATTCGTCATTACCGAGCAGATCCAGAATCTCAGCGTCTGTGCCAAAACCAAGTGCACGCAGGAGAACCGTCACCGGTATTTTACGTGTACGGTCGATCCGGACGTAAACAACATCCTTCGCGTCCATCTCCAGTTCGAGCCAAGCGCCGCGGTTAGGAATAACTGTAGCGGTATACGTTTTTTTGGCGTTTTTATCTACTTTGGTACTGAAGTAAACGCTAGGAGAGCGAACCAACTGGCTGACAATAACCCGTTCCGCACCATTAATAATAAATGTGCCGGTGTCGGTCATCAGCGGGAAATCTCCCATGAATACTTCCTGCTCTTTGACTTCGCCGGTTTCCTTATTAATGAGCCGGACTTTGACCCGAAGCGGTGCTGCATAAGTAACGTCACGCTCTTTCGCGTCGTCTACTGTATACTTCGGTTCACCGAGACTGTAATCGATAAATTCCAAAATCAAGTTACCTGTAAAATCCTGGATCGGCGAGATATCCTGGAACATTTCGCGCAACCCTTCCTCCAAAAACCAATCGTAAGATTTTTGTTGGATTTCAATCAGGTTCGGAACTTCGAGTATCTCGTTAATTCGTGCATAACTGCGCCGAGTGCGTCGACCATATTGAACAAGATGTCCTGCCAACTTAAACTCACCCCTCAATGTCTACTCACTTTAAAAATTTCGTTGCGAACCTCTGTTTGTAACCTTATAATGGTACACATACAGAGCAAAGCAATGCATCCACAAATAAAGAAAAGCCCTTACTCGAATGTCGTTCGAAAAAAGAGCAACTTTGATCGGCGGATGTCTTTCCAAATCATACTTATCCCCAGTTTGCCCAAAATGTACATATTATACGCCAAACGTAGGCATAATAAGCCCGTTCGGCGTAAAAAAGGTTGACATTTTTAGTTAGCTAAAGCCAAATAGGGCATCTTAATACTGACATTTTACAATAATACCACGGCCTGAATTTCAAGTCAATAGTCCTATTGCAAAAAAAATGCTGCCCTGCTTACTTTACAAATCAGGATTTAGTCTAAAGACGGCTCTTCCAATTTCACAGCTTTGAAAATTCGGTAGCCTTTATCCTTCGTTACTTCCTCCACTCGTCCAAAGAGAGATTCCAGCTTCGCTTTTGCCGAAGGTGCTCCCTGCTTTTTCTGAATGACAATCCATAACGCTCCGCCCATCTTCAAATGACCATAAGCCTGTTCAAAGATCGTATGCACGGTTTCCTTACCGGCACGGATCGGAGGATTGGTCAGAATCGCGTCAAAGTCTTCCTTTTCAACTTCAGCCAGAAGATTGCTTTGCATAACCGTTACATTCGTTATGCCGTTCGCTTTTGCATTTTCCTTGGAAAGCTCAACTGCTCTCTCATTGATATCGATCATGGTGACATGTCCATCCGGTACAAGTTTAGCCGCTGTAAGACCAATGGGTCCATACCCGCAGCCCACATCCAGTACATGAGCTCCAGCAGGCAACTCTATAGCATCAATCAACACTCTGCTGCCGTAATCGATTCCGTTTTTGGAAAATACCCCTGCATCCGTAACGAGTCGTAATTTCCATCCGCGTAGCTCCGCTTCTGTAGCCCGTCTGTCATGTGCCACCTGCGGTTTGTCCGAATAATAATGATTGGACATGTCCTCACTCACTTTCCTTATACAATTACAGCAACAAACCCCTTGATATAAGTCAAGGGGTTTGTTGTTTTGTTCATCTAGCTAATGAAAGCTAAATTATTTAACTTCGATTGAAGCGCCTGCTTCTTCAAGCTTAGCTTTAACCGCTTCTGCTTCTTCTTTGCTTACTTTTTCTTTCAATGGTTTTGGAGCGTTGTCAACCACTTCTTTTGCTTCTTTCAAGCCAAGACCTGTGATTTCACGAACTGCTTTGATAACGTTGATTTTGGAAGCACCAGCGCTAGTCAAGATTACGTCGAACTCGGATTGCTCAGCTTCAGCTGCAGCAGCTCCGCCACCTGCAACAGCTACTGGAGCTGCAGCAGTTACGCCGAATTCTTCTTCGATTGCTTTAACGAGATCATTCAATTCCAGTACAGTCATGCCTTTGATTGCTTCCAAGATTTGCTCTTTACTCATGATTGAACCTCCATATATAATATTATTTTTTTTGTATTTCATCACTGCCTAAGCAGCATTCAGATCAAGTTGCTTACGCGCCTTGTTCTTCTTTTTCAGCAACAGCTTTAACCGCAAGCGCGAAGTTGCGCACTGGCGCTTGAAGCACGCTGAGGAGCATGGAAAGGAGACCTTCGCGGGATGGCAATTCTGCCAACGCTTTGACTTCTTGTACTCCAATTACGCGACCTTCTACAACTGCACCTTTCAATTCCAGTGCATCGTTCTTTTTCGCGAAGTCGTTCAGAATTTTGGCTGGAGCCAC contains these protein-coding regions:
- the rpoB gene encoding DNA-directed RNA polymerase subunit beta, whose amino-acid sequence is MAGHLVQYGRRTRRSYARINEILEVPNLIEIQQKSYDWFLEEGLREMFQDISPIQDFTGNLILEFIDYSLGEPKYTVDDAKERDVTYAAPLRVKVRLINKETGEVKEQEVFMGDFPLMTDTGTFIINGAERVIVSQLVRSPSVYFSTKVDKNAKKTYTATVIPNRGAWLELEMDAKDVVYVRIDRTRKIPVTVLLRALGFGTDAEILDLLGNDEYIRNTLDKDNTDSTEKALIEIYERLRPGEPPTLDNAKSLLVARFFDPKRYDLANVGRYKINKKLHIKNRLFNQRLAESLVDTETGEIIAEAGQMIDRRLLDEIMPQLEKSVGFRTYHVANGVLDANDIPMQTIDVFSPIEDGKVVKLIANANIDKSVKNVTPADIISSISYFINLLHGIGSTDDIDHLGNRRLRSVGELLQNQFRIGLSRMERVVRERMSIQDANVITPQALINIRPVIASIKEFFGSSQLSQFMDQTNPLGELTHKRRLSALGPGGLTRERAGMEVRDVHPSHYGRMCPIETPEGPNIGLINSLSTFARVNEYGFIEAPYRWVDPKTGVVTEQIDYLTADEEDNYVIAQANAKLNEDSTFAEEAIIVRYNKQSDNILTMPSERVDYMDVSPKQVVSVATALIPFLENDDSNRALMGSNMQRQAVPLLIPKAPLVGTGMEHKAAKDSGVCIVSKYDGIIERSSANEIWLRRVEEVDGQEVKGDIVKYKLHKFMRSNQGTCINQRPIVKRGAVVKAGDILADGPSTEMGELALGRNVVVAFMTWEGYNYEDAILLSEKLVKEDVYTSIHIEEYESEARDTKLGPEEITRDIPNVGEEALRNLDERGIIRIGAEISAGDILVGKVTPKGVTELTAEERLLHAIFGEKAREVRDTSLRVPHGTDGIVVDVKVFTRENGDELPPGVNQLVRVYIAQKRKISEGDKMAGRHGNKGVVARILPEEDMPFLPDGTPVQIVLNPLGVPSRMNIGQVLEVHLGMAAMQLGIHVATPVFDGAKEYDVFDTMEEAGMQRNGKTVLYDGRTGEEFEREVTVGVMHMIKLAHMVDDKIHARSTGPYSLVTQQPLGGKAQFGGQRFGEMEVWALEAYGAAYTLQEILTVKSDDVVGRVKTYESIVKGENVPEPGVPESFKVLIKELQSLGMDVKILSEDEQEIEMKEMDDEDDAASDKLSLNLEGTEVGAE
- a CDS encoding class I SAM-dependent methyltransferase, which codes for MSNHYYSDKPQVAHDRRATEAELRGWKLRLVTDAGVFSKNGIDYGSRVLIDAIELPAGAHVLDVGCGYGPIGLTAAKLVPDGHVTMIDINERAVELSKENAKANGITNVTVMQSNLLAEVEKEDFDAILTNPPIRAGKETVHTIFEQAYGHLKMGGALWIVIQKKQGAPSAKAKLESLFGRVEEVTKDKGYRIFKAVKLEEPSLD
- the rplL gene encoding 50S ribosomal protein L7/L12, yielding MSKEQILEAIKGMTVLELNDLVKAIEEEFGVTAAAPVAVAGGGAAAAEAEQSEFDVILTSAGASKINVIKAVREITGLGLKEAKEVVDNAPKPLKEKVSKEEAEAVKAKLEEAGASIEVK